Proteins co-encoded in one Actinomadura luteofluorescens genomic window:
- a CDS encoding ABC transporter permease subunit has protein sequence MSAPQKAAAAPYRSTVQDEARDGFGWLLAAEWTKLRTVRRWMLALLASVLLTVLVALLAAAGSQSTGSGRGRPDPALLKITDMGHYTYRPLAGDGSVVARVTSQEGGGGWAKAGLMVRGSTRAGAPYAALAVTPAHGVRLLSGYEEGGAGGGTGAVPHWLKLARAGTTVTGYASADGRDWRRVGSVRLKGLPRTALAGVFVAAPDEVEVRRMFGGESVSGQPSATRATFDEVAVAPAQPGAAWRDRGALSGPAADPSLDGRSGSGGTIALKGVGDIGPNAFADDVTRTTLSGTLIGQVAIVTLAVLFVTAEYRRGMLRTTFAAAPRRGRVLAAKAVVAGLASLVAGLAAAFGSVLLAGPVERAHGLAVPPLSDGAVLRAAAGTGVLFAAIAVLSLAVAVIVRRGAPAITIVLLLLLVPQIVATGLPLSAARWLERLTPAAGFAIQRTVDRYDQSIGPWAGLGVLCLYAAVALAAAARLVARRDA, from the coding sequence GTGAGCGCCCCGCAGAAGGCCGCCGCGGCGCCCTACCGCAGCACCGTCCAGGACGAGGCCCGCGACGGGTTCGGGTGGCTGCTGGCCGCCGAGTGGACCAAGCTGCGCACCGTCCGCCGCTGGATGCTGGCCCTGCTGGCGTCGGTGCTGCTGACCGTCCTGGTCGCGCTGCTGGCGGCGGCCGGAAGCCAGTCCACCGGGTCGGGCCGCGGTCGGCCCGACCCGGCACTGCTGAAGATCACCGATATGGGCCACTACACCTACCGGCCGCTGGCGGGCGACGGCTCGGTCGTCGCCCGCGTCACCTCCCAGGAGGGCGGCGGCGGGTGGGCCAAGGCCGGCCTCATGGTCAGGGGGAGCACGCGGGCGGGGGCCCCGTACGCGGCGCTGGCGGTGACGCCGGCGCACGGCGTCCGCCTTCTGAGCGGCTACGAGGAGGGCGGCGCCGGCGGCGGGACGGGCGCGGTGCCGCACTGGCTCAAGCTGGCCCGCGCCGGGACGACCGTCACCGGCTACGCCTCGGCCGACGGCCGCGACTGGCGCCGCGTCGGGTCCGTCCGGCTGAAGGGACTGCCGCGCACGGCTCTGGCGGGCGTGTTCGTGGCCGCCCCGGACGAGGTCGAGGTGCGGCGCATGTTCGGCGGGGAGAGCGTCTCAGGTCAGCCCTCCGCCACGCGGGCGACGTTCGACGAGGTGGCGGTGGCGCCGGCGCAGCCGGGCGCCGCCTGGCGGGACCGGGGCGCCCTGAGCGGTCCGGCGGCCGACCCGTCCCTGGACGGCCGCAGCGGGTCCGGAGGGACGATCGCGCTGAAGGGCGTGGGGGACATCGGGCCGAACGCGTTCGCCGACGACGTCACCAGGACCACCCTGTCCGGCACGCTGATCGGGCAGGTGGCGATCGTGACGCTGGCGGTGCTGTTCGTGACGGCCGAGTACCGGCGCGGGATGCTGCGCACGACGTTCGCGGCCGCACCCCGGCGCGGCCGGGTCCTGGCGGCCAAGGCGGTCGTGGCGGGCCTGGCGTCCCTGGTGGCGGGGCTGGCGGCGGCGTTCGGGTCGGTGCTGCTCGCCGGGCCGGTGGAGCGTGCGCACGGGCTGGCGGTGCCGCCCCTGAGCGACGGCGCGGTGCTGCGCGCCGCCGCCGGCACGGGGGTGCTGTTCGCCGCGATCGCCGTGCTCTCGCTGGCGGTCGCGGTGATCGTGCGGCGCGGCGCGCCCGCGATCACCATCGTGCTGCTGCTCCTGCTCGTCCCGCAGATCGTGGCGACCGGGCTGCCGCTGTCGGCGGCGCGGTGGCTGGAGCGCCTCACCCCCGCGGCCGGGTTCGCGATCCAGCGGACCGTCGACCGCTACGACCAGTCGATCGGTCCGTGGGCGGGCCTCGGGGTGCTGTGCCTGTACGCGGCGGTCGCCCTGGCGGCGGCCGCGCGGCTGGTCGCGAGGCGCGACGCGTGA
- a CDS encoding ABC transporter permease subunit, which translates to MTGRAWTGLHALHAEWTKLRTVPSTAWLAPALAVLVAAVGAAVTGTVDTSHCTTPAGCVEDTPKLALSGVQVGQVAAVVLGVLAVGGEYVTGTIAATLAAVPGRTTVLAAKAAVVAGLVAAAGTAGVLASLAAGRGVLPGNGFTPANGYPPLSLADGPTARAAAGTVLYLVLVALLALGVGTVLREPAAAISAVLALLWIVPVVTRLVGDEAWRERLEKAAPMTAGLAVQATRGVDRLPIGPWEGLGVLAAYTAAALLAGGAVLAARDA; encoded by the coding sequence GTGACCGGCCGGGCGTGGACGGGCCTGCACGCGCTGCACGCGGAGTGGACGAAGCTGCGCACCGTGCCGAGCACGGCGTGGCTCGCGCCGGCGCTGGCGGTGCTGGTCGCCGCGGTCGGCGCGGCGGTGACCGGGACGGTGGACACCTCGCACTGCACGACGCCTGCCGGATGCGTGGAGGACACCCCGAAGCTGGCGCTGTCGGGCGTGCAGGTGGGGCAGGTGGCCGCGGTGGTCCTCGGGGTGCTGGCGGTCGGGGGCGAGTACGTCACGGGGACGATCGCCGCGACCCTGGCGGCGGTGCCGGGACGGACCACCGTGCTGGCCGCCAAGGCCGCCGTGGTGGCGGGGCTCGTCGCCGCGGCCGGGACGGCCGGGGTGCTGGCGTCGCTGGCGGCGGGGCGGGGCGTCCTGCCCGGCAACGGCTTCACGCCCGCGAACGGCTACCCACCGCTGTCCCTCGCCGACGGCCCCACCGCCCGCGCGGCCGCCGGGACCGTCCTCTACCTGGTGCTGGTGGCGCTGCTGGCCCTGGGCGTGGGGACGGTCCTGCGCGAGCCGGCGGCGGCGATCAGCGCGGTGCTGGCGCTGCTGTGGATCGTGCCGGTCGTCACCCGCCTCGTCGGGGACGAGGCGTGGCGGGAGCGGCTGGAGAAGGCCGCGCCGATGACGGCGGGGCTGGCCGTCCAGGCGACGCGGGGCGTGGACCGGCTGCCGATCGGGCCGTGGGAGGGTCTGGGCGTACTGGCCGCCTACACGGCCGCGGCGCTGCTCGCGGGCGGCGCCGTGCTCGCCGCCCGCGACGCCTGA
- a CDS encoding FxsA family protein: MLPLLIVLAFLLVPVLEIFVLIQVGEVIGAWPTVGLLIAETALGAWIVRREGRRAWRALQETARRGVLPDREVADAALVMAGGVLLLVPGFVTDVVGLALVLPFTRPLVRRALSAFAARRMRAAEERAATVFPPGAAGFDPFARGRGPERVETPPGPVVRGEVIHDDRASEESGDKTSRA, encoded by the coding sequence ATGCTGCCGCTGCTGATCGTCCTGGCGTTCCTGCTGGTGCCGGTCCTGGAGATCTTCGTGCTGATCCAGGTCGGCGAGGTGATCGGCGCCTGGCCCACGGTCGGCCTGCTGATCGCCGAGACCGCCCTCGGCGCGTGGATCGTCCGCCGGGAGGGCCGCCGCGCGTGGCGGGCCCTGCAGGAGACGGCGCGGCGCGGGGTCCTGCCCGACCGGGAGGTCGCGGACGCGGCGCTGGTCATGGCCGGCGGCGTGCTGCTGCTGGTCCCCGGCTTCGTCACCGACGTCGTGGGGCTCGCGCTCGTGCTGCCGTTCACCCGCCCGCTCGTCCGCCGCGCCCTGTCGGCGTTCGCGGCGCGGCGGATGCGGGCCGCCGAGGAACGCGCCGCGACCGTGTTCCCGCCCGGCGCCGCCGGTTTCGACCCGTTCGCCCGGGGCCGCGGGCCCGAACGCGTCGAGACCCCGCCCGGACCGGTGGTCCGAGGCGAGGTCATCCACGACGACAGGGCCTCCGAGGAGAGCGGCGACAAGACGTCGCGCGCCTGA